In Tolypothrix sp. NIES-4075, the following proteins share a genomic window:
- the fabD gene encoding ACP S-malonyltransferase encodes MTKTAWVFPGQGSQALGMGTDLLDLPSAEDKFAQAKDILGWSVTEICKNEEKLSNTLYTQPCLYVVESILADILRERGHKPDLVAGHSLGEYIAFYIAGVFEWSTGLRLVKRRAELMESTVGGMMAALMNFNREQLEQAIAQTPDVVLANDNSAAQVVISGTPEAVQTVMSQVKAKRAIPLKVSGAFHSPLMAAASTEFQEVLEAVEFQPAIVPVLSNVEPLPSVDAEVLKQRLIKQMTGSVRWREISLQLPNIGIERVVEIGPGNVLTGLIKRTCSDLIIENVRNAAELGE; translated from the coding sequence ATGACTAAAACCGCATGGGTGTTTCCCGGACAAGGTTCTCAAGCACTAGGAATGGGAACCGACTTATTAGATTTACCATCCGCTGAAGATAAATTTGCCCAAGCTAAGGACATTTTGGGCTGGTCTGTGACGGAAATCTGTAAAAACGAAGAAAAGTTATCAAATACACTTTATACTCAGCCCTGTCTTTACGTAGTAGAAAGCATTCTCGCTGACATTCTCCGCGAAAGAGGACACAAACCAGATTTAGTTGCCGGTCACAGTTTGGGAGAATATATCGCTTTTTACATTGCCGGAGTATTTGAGTGGTCAACGGGGTTGCGCTTGGTGAAGCGTCGTGCAGAACTGATGGAAAGTACCGTAGGTGGTATGATGGCAGCTTTGATGAACTTCAACCGCGAACAGTTAGAACAAGCGATCGCCCAAACCCCCGACGTAGTATTAGCAAATGATAATAGTGCCGCACAAGTTGTAATTTCCGGCACACCCGAAGCAGTGCAAACAGTCATGTCCCAAGTTAAGGCAAAGCGTGCTATCCCCTTAAAAGTTTCTGGAGCATTTCACTCACCCTTAATGGCAGCCGCATCAACCGAATTTCAAGAAGTTTTAGAAGCTGTGGAATTTCAACCAGCTATTGTACCAGTATTATCTAATGTAGAACCACTTCCCTCTGTTGATGCTGAAGTTTTAAAGCAACGCCTTATAAAACAAATGACTGGTTCGGTACGCTGGCGAGAAATTTCTCTACAATTACCCAACATAGGCATTGAACGAGTAGTAGAAATTGGTCCCGGTAACGTGCTTACTGGTTTGATTAAACGCACTTGCTCTGACTTAATCATAGAAAACGTCCGCAATGCCGCTGAGTTGGGGGAATAG
- a CDS encoding lysophospholipid acyltransferase family protein codes for MSGNREPFISLALYHAFKWSVVSPMLHTYFQGKIYDAQNVPKTGPLVIVSNHASNYDPPIVSSCVGRPVAYMAKEELFKIPILRTAIKLYGAYPVSRGKSDRAAIRSALEYLENGWAVGVFLQGTRTPDGRITDPKRGAALLAAKAKAPLLPVCLWGSEKIEVKGSPIPHAVPVSVRIGKLIDVPNSTNKEELEAITQQCTTAINDLHLLGR; via the coding sequence ATGTCTGGAAATCGCGAACCGTTTATCAGTCTGGCACTTTACCACGCCTTTAAGTGGTCTGTGGTCAGCCCTATGCTTCACACTTACTTTCAAGGTAAAATTTATGATGCCCAAAACGTGCCGAAAACTGGACCTTTGGTGATAGTCAGCAATCATGCGAGTAACTATGACCCACCGATTGTTTCTAGTTGTGTAGGTCGTCCGGTAGCGTATATGGCTAAGGAAGAGTTATTTAAAATCCCGATTTTACGGACTGCGATTAAATTGTATGGTGCTTATCCGGTGAGTCGGGGAAAGAGCGATCGCGCTGCTATTCGTTCAGCTTTAGAGTATCTTGAAAACGGCTGGGCTGTGGGTGTATTTTTGCAGGGTACGCGCACCCCAGATGGACGCATTACCGACCCCAAACGAGGTGCAGCGCTGCTAGCTGCAAAGGCAAAAGCACCACTATTACCTGTATGTTTGTGGGGTAGTGAGAAAATTGAGGTAAAAGGTTCACCGATACCTCATGCAGTTCCTGTTAGTGTCAGAATTGGTAAGTTGATTGATGTTCCTAATTCTACTAATAAAGAGGAATTAGAGGCGATAACGCAACAGTGTACAACAGCAATTAATGATTTGCACTTGTTAGGGCGATAA